CCAACCAAAACATATCTGGAACCCCTTTTGGATAATTCAAGCACATGGCATTTAACTATGATACTTGCTTCCCAATGATGCATGAAAAGAACAGACTTAGTTGTTAAGTGTACCTGCTCTTCCTCAAATTCAGCTCCCAGTTTTTTGAAACAAGAGATGACAGCCTTAGCAGTTCCAGAAACATCCAACTTGCTAGCTTGATGAGACTCCATTACCTATACAAATGTTAGGCAGTAGAGAGAGGAAATGCATATTAGAGGCTGGCCACAACTTAGGAGCTCAGTAAACAAAGAAAACGTAAAATGTCAAGCCAGTTAGTTGCTACTTGTTGAACAAAAGGACCTTTTATGTAAAAAGATACCATCAAGAACATGAAAAAAATCAATACTGAATATGATCAAACAAGGCTGCTGGATCATAATTAACACATGAACGAATAGAATTTACCTCTAGATCGTACCCAGAAAAGGCACCAGGAAATTGTTCTGACATAATTTCCATGGCTGCAAGAAATGCTACCACCTAAAAAGATCAGTTCCAAAAAGTTATTCATGTAAAGTACAAGAGAATTAATGACAGTAACAAAAGTCAGTTGCTTAAGATTTGAGCACCTGTTTACCCATTTGGGGAGATATCACAGCATAAACTTTCGAGTCATCCACAGTCTTATACAGAAGCTCCCTGTCTCCTCCAGTAGTTCCCATTACAAAGGGTACCCCGACTTTGCAATAAAGGGTTGCATTATCTGTATACCATGACATGAAGGTTACGGAGGTCAGTCTTGATATTGGATGAAAATACCGGGACACGGGACAAGAAACCACTCATCCCTTGTCAGTCCATGCAAAGTTATCGAGTTCTTAGGTTACAAACAACTTAAACCACACATCACCACTGAAGAATTTGCAGCTTGCCATTCTTATCTTTTGAAATAAGAATAGCAAAATTTTCAGATAAGGCCTGACAGAACAAATTTCTGATCTAAAAGAACCACTAAATTTGGCAAGAGTTCCAGAAAGGAAAAATGTTAGTTAAGAGGTCTGGAACCAATATTCAGGTTTCAATTTATAGGGAATTCTATATCCAAGCGAGTATGCAATAAAACTGAAATGTTTTTACTCAATCACAACTTTCAATAAAATGATGCAAAATAGGTTTGAATACATTACTCTATATTTTACCATGTCTTAGAACAGAGGGGGGAAATGAGTATAAAATTGCATGTTAAGCACAGGACATTAAATTATGCATCAAAACAATTTAAAAGCTAAGGGAACTAGAAGATTAAATTGTAGAAGTGTCATTCACAGTACCATTATTCTGCAACTCCATGCTATAAATTTTCATAATTCTAGTTTTACATCAAGACTAACAAGTGTGCATGAGTGAACAACTATAACAATCCAATCATACAAACAACAGCTACATGGGACCAGTATTGTGCTACAGAAATGTAGTGAGAATCTTGACATAACTCTATGTGTAATGACTAATGAGCTTAGTTGTGTAACAcctaaaaatatcatttatgcAAACTAGTTCAAGATTCAAAAGTATTATAGGACATGTTCAATCAGTAACCACCCACTAATACCTCAAATTCTATCTGGATTATACAGCAAAATGAGTCAGTGAATACCATTCACAGCAGCTGGTACTGTGTAGTCCACTACAATCAAGTCTGGGTATTCCTTAAATGCAGAAGACAATACAGATTCTCTGTCAGATGGACCGTGAATTTCAATCTGCTTTCCATTGAAATCCAAGATTTTCCCAACATCTTCCGGACCACCTAACGCTACAGGAACCGGGTTAAGCCCTGCAGCTATGGCGGCTTCAAGCACAGCCCTCCCCACTTTCCCTGTACAGCCATTCACCTATAGCAGAATGAAAATTTCAACAGCGGCTAGGATATAGTATAGCAGAAGTCAAGTGCTCACTTTCTATATCAGCAAATGCTTCAATTTCTAATtggataaaaaaacaaacagaaCCAAAATCCATAACAGATCAAATACAACTCGACGAAAccaaaaaaaactgaaatctACCATTATCGATGTTCCAACATTCCTCGGGTCAGCCGTGGACACCAGCGCGACAGATTGCACTGAGTTGCTTGCCATCGCGACGAGAGGTTTTCGCGGAATAGGAGTTCTACAGCTTAATCTACTACCAAAcggtttttcatttttcaactcAAAGCACGGATTTAGCAGATTAATGTCTTCTCGCCGAGTTGTGTAGCTGGCGTTGAACGAGGGTGTCATTACAAATGCCATTTAGATAAGGAGGGCAAATAAATAGGGTTCGATAACCAATAATTCCCGATAAAGCTTTGATTAGAAGAAACGGTACGACTTCGGCTGGACTCTGCACGGCAGCTACGACGACGAAGGTCGGCGGCGACGGGGTCAGCGGCTGAGCTGAGCACCGCGACGGCTTAGGGTTTAAGACGAGTACGGAACGATTTCCAAATCCTTCTACAGATACTTTCTTTTATTCTGGATTAACTAAAACATTTGCAATCAATCATAAACTAAAATTGCTTTGTTAGGGAACAGTGAGAAAGAAGAAACCCGGTTTATTTTACTACCTTCATCTGTTAAAataaaactttttttatttctcttttataattagagtttatttcttattttaaattttttggatTCACCTCACccattaacaatattttatttattttttcttttttatatctcttactttattaattatataaaattcgtaacatttga
Above is a window of Salvia splendens isolate huo1 unplaced genomic scaffold, SspV2 ctg434, whole genome shotgun sequence DNA encoding:
- the LOC121790186 gene encoding 4-hydroxy-tetrahydrodipicolinate reductase 2, chloroplastic-like yields the protein MAFVMTPSFNASYTTRREDINLLNPCFELKNEKPFGSRLSCRTPIPRKPLVAMASNSVQSVALVSTADPRNVGTSIMVNGCTGKVGRAVLEAAIAAGLNPVPVALGGPEDVGKILDFNGKQIEIHGPSDRESVLSSAFKEYPDLIVVDYTVPAAVNDNATLYCKVGVPFVMGTTGGDRELLYKTVDDSKVYAVISPQMGKQVVAFLAAMEIMSEQFPGAFSGYDLEVMESHQASKLDVSGTAKAVISCFKKLGAEFEEEQVKLIRDPRLQVEMVGVPEEYLSGHAFHMYHLTSPDGTVSFEFQHNVCGRSIYAEGTVDAILFLAKKVRSNADKRIYDMIDVLREGNMR